One part of the Candidatus Methylacidithermus pantelleriae genome encodes these proteins:
- a CDS encoding metal ABC transporter permease, which produces MQAVGWDVGQLGVAFLIGATCALLGVFVTTRGMAFLADAIAHAALAGVAVGLVVQRWVFGQGGEERSWILQIFFVSFCLGLAFLVQWLVEKTDLRPDTVIAFCFTGSVALGVTVLHRVAGPETLEKWLFGAIEQTDWKDQVICWILSVASFWGVLRWLGPLTLSALNQELAIADGIPARRVDRLLALGVGLVIGITLRMAGALLVTALLVIPASTARLLARSFRVTLVGSVLIGSLATLVGAWVSQKTNLPTGAVIVLLQVGLLVGSLILRELNQWRIRLGDPTLSG; this is translated from the coding sequence ATGCAAGCAGTAGGTTGGGATGTAGGACAGCTGGGGGTTGCGTTTCTAATCGGTGCCACTTGTGCCCTGTTAGGGGTGTTTGTGACCACACGCGGGATGGCTTTTTTGGCTGACGCCATCGCCCATGCAGCGTTAGCGGGAGTAGCGGTGGGCCTTGTTGTCCAACGCTGGGTATTCGGGCAAGGAGGAGAAGAACGAAGCTGGATTCTCCAAATCTTTTTTGTAAGCTTTTGCCTCGGCCTTGCATTCCTGGTGCAGTGGCTGGTAGAGAAAACCGATCTGCGTCCAGATACCGTTATCGCTTTTTGTTTCACGGGTAGCGTAGCTTTGGGGGTAACCGTCTTGCATCGCGTAGCCGGGCCCGAAACACTTGAGAAATGGCTTTTCGGAGCCATCGAACAGACCGATTGGAAGGATCAAGTGATTTGCTGGATTCTCTCAGTCGCAAGTTTCTGGGGAGTCCTTCGGTGGTTGGGACCGCTCACGCTTTCCGCTCTGAATCAGGAGCTAGCCATTGCTGATGGAATTCCCGCACGCCGAGTTGATCGGCTCTTGGCTCTGGGAGTCGGACTTGTGATTGGAATAACCCTTCGCATGGCCGGAGCCTTACTTGTGACAGCCCTTTTGGTGATCCCGGCTAGCACCGCTAGACTTCTGGCCCGGAGCTTTCGAGTCACTCTTGTTGGTTCGGTCTTGATCGGAAGCCTGGCAACTTTGGTCGGCGCATGGGTTTCGCAAAAGACGAATCTACCGACGGGAGCGGTTATTGTGCTCCTTCAGGTAGGCCTTTTGGTGGGATCGCTGATCCTTCGTGAACTCAATCAATGGCGAATTCGGCTGGGCGATCCGACTCTTTCTGGATGA
- a CDS encoding molybdopterin-dependent oxidoreductase, producing the protein MALIKNPFDHDLPAPGTPLVNVQLDGEWVQVPKGLNIIEVAKRFGKFIPHYCYHPKLSIAGNCRMCLFEMGMPRLGPDRKPIVDASGRPQIQWNPKPQIACATGATEGMGIRTDSPLVQECRRSVLEFLLINHPLDCPICDQAGECLLQEFAYDFGPGKSRFVEEKVKKPKRVVVGDRVILDDERCILCSRCVRFAREIAKNDVLGFVQRGSYTTLTVHPGRLLNDNYSLNTVDICPVGALTSRDFRFRMRVWFLEQTPSICVECATGCNTIIWSRENRIYRITPRVNEEVNSHWMCDIGRTRFHEMYDKRRVVQPMIRVSGELFPQVWEIVFQKLIERLKGIEGCELAILASARLTNEELFLLKKIRDLLGGTDVLTAIVPRVGEADGILRSADCNPNTWGARTFGFDTGEEGLSRLREAVRTGDRKALWVIHEDPVTAGISLENLGKLSLLVWQGLIPGESFERSDFVLPGASFAEKDGTMVNISGRLQRLRKAVACPGMALPDWQILRQMYRRLGEAEVASSIGEVFAMMAHEVPLLQGLQWKDVGDLGVQLRVNVC; encoded by the coding sequence ATGGCGCTTATTAAAAATCCCTTTGACCACGATCTTCCGGCCCCTGGAACACCCCTGGTTAACGTGCAGCTCGACGGGGAATGGGTCCAAGTACCGAAGGGGCTTAACATCATCGAGGTAGCCAAACGTTTCGGAAAATTTATTCCCCATTACTGTTACCATCCCAAGCTTTCCATTGCCGGTAACTGCCGCATGTGTCTTTTTGAGATGGGAATGCCTCGACTCGGTCCGGATCGGAAGCCCATAGTTGACGCCTCGGGAAGACCCCAGATCCAGTGGAATCCCAAACCCCAAATCGCCTGTGCGACGGGTGCTACGGAGGGGATGGGGATTCGCACGGATAGTCCTCTAGTCCAAGAGTGCCGGAGGTCGGTGCTGGAGTTTCTCTTGATCAATCATCCACTCGATTGCCCGATCTGCGATCAGGCCGGGGAATGTTTGCTCCAAGAGTTTGCGTATGATTTTGGACCCGGGAAAAGCCGGTTCGTGGAAGAGAAAGTAAAGAAGCCCAAGAGGGTGGTCGTGGGAGATCGGGTGATTCTGGACGATGAACGCTGTATTCTGTGCTCACGGTGTGTTCGCTTTGCACGTGAGATTGCCAAGAACGATGTTTTAGGATTTGTCCAGAGAGGAAGTTACACGACTCTTACGGTCCATCCAGGACGATTGCTGAATGATAACTATTCTTTGAATACGGTGGATATATGCCCGGTTGGGGCGCTTACGTCGCGAGATTTCCGCTTTCGGATGAGGGTCTGGTTTCTCGAGCAAACGCCGAGCATTTGTGTAGAGTGCGCAACCGGATGTAATACCATTATCTGGAGTCGCGAAAATCGGATCTATCGGATCACGCCCCGGGTTAATGAAGAGGTTAATTCCCATTGGATGTGTGACATTGGCAGGACAAGATTTCATGAAATGTACGATAAAAGAAGAGTCGTTCAGCCGATGATTCGAGTTTCGGGTGAATTATTTCCCCAGGTTTGGGAAATTGTGTTCCAGAAACTTATTGAGAGGCTAAAGGGGATCGAAGGGTGCGAGCTGGCGATTTTAGCGTCTGCCCGCCTTACGAACGAAGAGTTGTTCCTGTTGAAGAAAATTCGGGACCTCCTTGGAGGCACCGACGTGTTGACTGCTATTGTTCCTCGGGTGGGAGAGGCGGATGGGATCCTGCGGAGTGCTGATTGCAATCCGAATACGTGGGGAGCGCGGACGTTCGGTTTTGACACCGGGGAAGAAGGATTGAGCCGGCTTCGGGAGGCTGTGCGCACAGGGGATCGCAAGGCGTTGTGGGTGATTCATGAGGATCCAGTGACAGCTGGAATTTCCCTGGAGAATCTTGGCAAGCTGTCGCTACTTGTTTGGCAAGGCTTGATCCCTGGAGAGTCGTTTGAGAGAAGTGATTTTGTGTTGCCCGGCGCAAGCTTTGCCGAGAAAGACGGAACCATGGTAAACATTAGTGGTCGACTCCAACGCTTGCGAAAAGCCGTTGCCTGTCCAGGGATGGCTCTGCCCGACTGGCAAATTTTACGGCAAATGTATCGAAGGTTAGGAGAAGCCGAGGTCGCCTCTTCCATCGGCGAAGTATTCGCTATGATGGCGCATGAGGTTCCTTTGTTACAAGGACTACAGTGGAAAGACGTGGGCGATCTTGGTGTTCAGCTCCGGGTGAATGTCTGCTAG
- a CDS encoding metal ABC transporter ATP-binding protein, with the protein MIRNVSVGRRPSGSFEYVLRLAHLTGGYRSFVAFEDVSFELYPGEIVSLIGPNGAGKSALLKCIAGILPPFSGRIEWGKEITLGYLPQGVKMDRSLPIKVREFLSLRLAPQAFSLFQPLAFDDRWKQSLEKLGVGYLAERTLNELSGGELQLVLLASVLAKRPGLLLLDEPFSGMGPGSQKDLGEVLAQLREEEGVATLLVSHDLHLVHHISDRIYCLNRTLCCQGTPSEVLKEDNLAKVYGRRIGALG; encoded by the coding sequence ATGATTCGAAACGTTTCGGTCGGACGGCGTCCTTCTGGTTCCTTTGAATATGTGCTAAGGCTAGCACATCTGACTGGAGGCTATCGTTCCTTTGTCGCCTTTGAAGATGTGTCTTTTGAACTCTATCCGGGTGAAATCGTAAGCCTCATCGGTCCCAACGGTGCTGGCAAGTCGGCACTTCTCAAATGCATTGCAGGGATTTTGCCTCCGTTTTCCGGCAGGATCGAGTGGGGAAAAGAAATCACACTGGGTTACCTTCCCCAAGGGGTCAAGATGGATCGGAGCCTTCCTATAAAGGTAAGAGAGTTCCTTTCTTTGCGACTGGCGCCCCAGGCATTTTCGCTCTTCCAGCCGCTCGCTTTCGATGATCGTTGGAAGCAGTCGCTGGAAAAATTGGGAGTTGGCTATCTGGCCGAGCGGACCCTCAACGAGCTATCAGGAGGCGAACTTCAGCTGGTTCTCTTGGCCTCGGTATTGGCAAAAAGGCCGGGTCTTTTGCTTCTGGATGAGCCCTTTAGTGGTATGGGACCGGGTAGCCAAAAGGACCTCGGGGAGGTGCTGGCCCAGCTTCGGGAAGAGGAAGGGGTGGCGACACTTTTAGTTTCTCATGATCTCCACCTGGTCCATCACATTTCTGACCGGATTTACTGCCTGAACCGTACATTGTGCTGCCAGGGCACACCTTCCGAGGTACTAAAAGAGGACAACCTGGCCAAAGTGTATGGGCGCAGGATCGGGGCGCTTGGCTAG
- a CDS encoding Fe-Mn family superoxide dismutase has translation MIAIAIDRAAQFRAQMQGITARLPSELVDSHLALYSSYVQEANRLWEELHALSHPPHVEKAAVPVSESLAEKKLRLAETLAAVRNHETYFGMLGRSPEDQRGPGGKLQAFLCRDFGSVDNYKADLYASALAASSGWAWTVLDHVSGKLFNFMSVSESGPILWHVTPIVALDMNPHARGEIFSDPQEYLDAIWEIIDWEQVERRLPRGA, from the coding sequence ATGATCGCCATCGCTATTGACCGAGCTGCTCAATTTCGTGCCCAAATGCAGGGGATAACCGCTCGTCTTCCTTCCGAGCTGGTCGATAGCCACCTCGCCCTCTACAGCTCCTACGTGCAAGAAGCCAATCGATTATGGGAAGAACTGCACGCTCTGTCGCACCCGCCTCACGTAGAAAAGGCGGCGGTCCCCGTTTCCGAAAGCCTGGCAGAAAAAAAACTCCGTTTGGCAGAGACGCTGGCCGCCGTACGGAACCACGAAACCTATTTTGGCATGCTAGGGAGAAGTCCCGAGGACCAGCGAGGCCCAGGGGGGAAGCTTCAAGCTTTTCTTTGCCGCGATTTTGGCTCGGTGGATAACTACAAGGCAGATTTGTATGCGAGCGCGCTTGCGGCGTCCTCCGGCTGGGCTTGGACGGTGCTGGACCACGTTTCCGGTAAGCTTTTCAATTTCATGAGCGTGTCGGAAAGCGGCCCCATCCTTTGGCATGTTACCCCGATCGTGGCACTGGACATGAACCCGCACGCTAGAGGGGAGATCTTTAGTGACCCCCAAGAATACCTGGATGCAATCTGGGAGATCATCGACTGGGAGCAAGTCGAGCGTAGGCTGCCACGAGGTGCTTAG
- a CDS encoding glycosyltransferase family 4 protein has protein sequence MRIAQVAPLFESVPPVAYGGTERIVSYLTEELVRLGHEVTLFATGDSVTSARLVPICPMGLRLDPNCVDRYAHIVVLVETVFSQIDSFDVVHFHIDYFHFPLLRRRWMPNLTTLHGRLDIPDLVPLYRTYCEMPVVSISHAQRKPLSWLNWLGTVYHGLPEDLYRPEFSCGEYLAFLGRISPEKGVDRAIEIARRAGMPLKIAAKVDPADREYYQQKIRPLLREPMVEFLGEIGQKDKNEFLGKAYALLFPIDWPEPFGLVMIEAMACGTPVIAFRRGSVPEVMEDGVTGWIVEDVEGAVKAVAKVDRISRVECRRVFERRFTAERMALDYLNLYQRVTQALESRDGLGPVGPVKVKVAA, from the coding sequence ATGAGGATTGCACAGGTGGCCCCGCTTTTTGAAAGCGTTCCTCCCGTGGCTTATGGCGGGACTGAACGAATTGTATCGTATCTTACCGAGGAATTGGTACGGTTAGGGCATGAGGTTACTCTCTTCGCAACTGGGGACTCTGTAACCTCGGCCAGATTAGTCCCGATTTGCCCTATGGGTCTTCGATTGGATCCTAATTGCGTCGATCGATACGCACACATTGTGGTGCTCGTAGAGACGGTCTTTTCTCAGATTGATTCCTTTGACGTGGTTCACTTTCATATTGATTACTTTCATTTTCCTCTTTTGCGCAGACGCTGGATGCCTAATCTGACGACGCTCCATGGGAGGCTAGACATCCCGGACTTGGTCCCGTTATACCGTACCTACTGTGAAATGCCAGTTGTTTCTATTTCCCATGCACAACGTAAACCGTTGTCTTGGCTCAACTGGCTGGGGACTGTTTATCACGGCTTGCCAGAGGACTTGTATCGGCCAGAGTTTTCTTGCGGGGAATACCTAGCGTTTTTAGGGCGGATTTCTCCCGAAAAAGGGGTGGATCGGGCCATTGAAATCGCTCGGAGAGCGGGCATGCCCCTGAAAATTGCAGCGAAGGTAGATCCGGCTGACCGTGAGTATTACCAACAAAAAATTCGTCCGCTTCTCCGGGAGCCTATGGTTGAGTTTCTGGGAGAAATCGGGCAAAAGGATAAGAATGAGTTTTTGGGCAAGGCCTATGCCCTTCTTTTCCCCATTGATTGGCCTGAGCCTTTTGGTTTGGTTATGATCGAAGCAATGGCTTGTGGCACACCGGTGATCGCTTTTCGGCGAGGTTCGGTTCCGGAAGTGATGGAGGACGGTGTGACCGGCTGGATCGTGGAGGATGTGGAAGGTGCCGTAAAGGCGGTTGCTAAGGTCGACCGGATTTCCCGGGTTGAGTGCCGTCGTGTGTTTGAACGTCGGTTTACTGCTGAGCGAATGGCCCTGGACTATCTGAATCTTTACCAAAGGGTCACACAGGCTTTGGAAAGTCGCGATGGCCTGGGTCCGGTGGGTCCGGTGAAGGTAAAGGTTGCCGCCTAG
- a CDS encoding complex I subunit 1/NuoH family protein, with protein sequence MVFFLATLVKIFIVIGGLLFLVSYTVFAERRICAAMQDRIGPNRVGLPFTKVSFFGLGQPIADGIKLLAKEAYTPGHVKKFYYQLAPILAMVPPLVAASVVPFASTKEIRIPGVAEPIPYPGVIAHLDVGLLFAFAISSLEVYSLVLAGWSSNSKYPLLGGLRASAQMVSYEIALGLSLLPIFLVTSTLNLSSIVEFQIEKGWLLFPFIARSPSLRMFLLWPFLVLSFVMFFTAVCAETNRGPFDLPESEQELVGGYNTEYGGMKFGLFFLGEYAALIVASGILVTLYFGGWSLPWGWFAGRNHPWWFVGVQGLVFLVKICVFLFVFIWIRWSLPRFRYDQLMSLSWKRLLPVSLGNAMAVAIVLAVFRGNV encoded by the coding sequence ATGGTCTTTTTTTTGGCGACACTCGTGAAAATTTTCATCGTGATTGGAGGCCTTTTATTTCTTGTATCTTATACGGTCTTCGCGGAGCGAAGAATTTGCGCTGCGATGCAGGATCGCATCGGGCCAAACCGAGTGGGGCTTCCCTTCACCAAGGTTTCCTTCTTCGGTCTTGGCCAGCCGATAGCCGATGGGATTAAGCTTCTTGCCAAGGAGGCCTACACTCCGGGGCATGTGAAGAAGTTTTACTACCAACTTGCCCCGATTTTGGCGATGGTTCCTCCTTTGGTAGCTGCTTCCGTCGTACCCTTTGCGAGTACCAAAGAAATTCGTATCCCGGGAGTGGCCGAACCGATTCCCTACCCAGGAGTGATTGCCCATCTTGACGTGGGACTTCTTTTTGCGTTTGCGATCTCTTCCTTAGAGGTTTACAGTCTTGTATTGGCGGGCTGGTCCTCCAACTCGAAATATCCGTTGCTCGGGGGATTGAGAGCGAGTGCACAGATGGTTTCTTATGAAATTGCACTCGGTCTTTCATTGCTGCCTATTTTTCTTGTAACCTCTACTCTCAATCTTTCTAGCATTGTGGAATTTCAGATCGAGAAAGGATGGCTTCTCTTTCCCTTCATCGCTCGTTCGCCTTCGTTAAGGATGTTTTTGTTGTGGCCGTTTCTTGTGCTTTCTTTTGTCATGTTTTTTACAGCTGTGTGTGCCGAGACGAACCGTGGGCCGTTCGACCTTCCTGAGAGTGAACAGGAACTGGTGGGAGGGTATAACACCGAATATGGCGGCATGAAGTTTGGGCTTTTTTTCCTCGGGGAATATGCAGCGTTGATCGTAGCCTCGGGAATTCTCGTGACGTTGTATTTCGGTGGGTGGAGTTTACCCTGGGGATGGTTTGCCGGAAGGAATCATCCGTGGTGGTTTGTTGGGGTTCAGGGCTTGGTATTTCTTGTTAAAATATGCGTTTTCCTTTTCGTCTTTATTTGGATTCGGTGGAGCTTGCCCCGGTTTCGCTACGACCAGTTAATGTCATTGAGCTGGAAGCGGTTGTTACCTGTGAGCCTGGGCAATGCGATGGCTGTGGCAATCGTGCTGGCCGTTTTTCGAGGAAATGTGTGA
- the bamE gene encoding outer membrane protein assembly factor BamE domain-containing protein, which yields MRKESLVRWCWAGRWGMMGVLALCLGCSRLTNENLSRVRAGMAESEVRAILGEPAEVHSAEAFGLGAKTYVYQNGKSRVEIIFVNGKVFVTQGSFQ from the coding sequence ATGAGGAAGGAGAGCCTCGTTCGCTGGTGCTGGGCAGGGCGCTGGGGGATGATGGGCGTTCTGGCTTTGTGTTTAGGATGCTCTCGTCTGACGAATGAAAACTTATCCCGAGTTCGAGCGGGCATGGCAGAGTCGGAGGTGAGGGCGATTTTAGGGGAGCCTGCGGAGGTCCATTCGGCGGAAGCTTTTGGTCTCGGGGCCAAGACGTATGTCTACCAGAATGGGAAGTCACGGGTGGAAATCATTTTTGTAAACGGTAAGGTGTTTGTCACACAAGGTAGCTTTCAATGA
- a CDS encoding metal ABC transporter solute-binding protein, Zn/Mn family, producing MLGLFFAANAWQSVQKLGESRLPVAVYSLVATVGGPRLDVELLASLGTDLHQWGDSGSYPRKLLWHSFLVCQGLGVEALHRNPWIERFIPVGHCCGQLRWGGRAHAKGAGVHAWLALLAAARMVGLISKKLGRSDPSPTAEHDKRAHPYIGWRLELDGRYRSDVSAVPDPALVSQHPPLGCRISRYGLHILSVLQDISGSPLPEAGCARGSYWHGGSIDLGDFCSTRHFQEQGPRDAEVTGAKVGFLDPWDWVRLTREFVKT from the coding sequence ATGCTTGGGCTTTTTTTTGCAGCGAACGCTTGGCAGAGCGTCCAGAAGCTTGGCGAAAGCCGGTTGCCAGTCGCGGTCTATTCTTTGGTCGCCACGGTAGGAGGGCCTCGACTGGACGTAGAACTCCTAGCCTCCCTGGGAACTGACCTCCACCAGTGGGGGGATTCTGGAAGCTACCCTCGAAAACTTCTCTGGCATTCGTTTCTCGTCTGCCAGGGCTTGGGGGTTGAGGCGCTGCACCGAAACCCTTGGATTGAACGCTTTATACCGGTTGGGCATTGCTGCGGGCAACTGCGTTGGGGGGGCAGGGCGCACGCAAAAGGGGCTGGTGTGCACGCATGGCTTGCTCTGTTGGCTGCTGCCAGGATGGTGGGTTTGATTTCAAAAAAACTCGGGCGATCGGATCCATCTCCTACGGCCGAACATGACAAGAGAGCTCATCCGTATATCGGATGGCGGCTCGAGCTTGATGGGCGCTACCGGTCCGATGTAAGCGCTGTTCCAGACCCAGCACTCGTTAGTCAGCATCCGCCGCTTGGATGTCGAATCAGTCGCTACGGCCTTCATATTCTAAGCGTCCTTCAAGATATAAGCGGTTCCCCTCTACCCGAAGCGGGATGTGCGAGGGGTAGCTACTGGCATGGGGGATCGATCGATTTGGGCGATTTTTGCTCTACCCGGCATTTTCAGGAGCAAGGGCCACGGGATGCCGAGGTAACGGGAGCCAAGGTGGGATTTCTGGACCCATGGGATTGGGTTCGTCTTACCCGGGAGTTTGTGAAGACATGA
- the nuoD gene encoding NADH dehydrogenase (quinone) subunit D, whose product MTQRTEFEMGDPLARGLDLARSVEPFGEKFILNMGPSHPSTHGVLRLVLEMDGEVVTKATPDIGYLHRGDEKIAENMHYHQFIPYTDRLDYLAPLANNVAYACAVEKLMGWEVPPRCQVIRVICCELARISSHLLGLGAYAMDCGATTAFLYTFTEREKIYSLIEELTGARFTTSYTRIGGLARDLPSGWVEKAQAFVQQFGEKIDELDRFITRNPIFVERTEGVGIIRPEDAVDYGLTGPNLRASGVNYDIRKKHPYLGYEKYDFDVPLGSVGDCYDRYLVRLEELRQSRRILQQALSDIPDGPIWVADAKNCLPKKDEVLTKMEELIHHFMIATMGINAPPGEVYFAAENPKGELGFYIYSKGGGVPWRLKIRSPSFVNLSILPKLLPGNLISDVVAILGSLDFVMGECDR is encoded by the coding sequence ATGACCCAAAGAACCGAATTTGAGATGGGAGATCCATTGGCACGAGGGCTAGATCTAGCCCGGTCGGTAGAGCCTTTCGGCGAAAAATTTATCCTTAACATGGGGCCGTCCCATCCGAGCACGCATGGAGTTTTGCGCTTAGTACTCGAGATGGATGGAGAGGTGGTCACTAAAGCAACTCCAGATATCGGTTATCTTCATCGAGGGGATGAGAAAATTGCCGAGAACATGCATTATCACCAGTTTATTCCCTACACCGATCGTCTGGATTACCTGGCACCGCTTGCTAACAACGTCGCGTATGCTTGTGCAGTAGAAAAACTCATGGGCTGGGAAGTGCCTCCCCGGTGTCAGGTCATTCGGGTGATATGTTGTGAGCTAGCCCGCATTTCGAGTCATCTTTTGGGTCTGGGAGCCTATGCCATGGATTGTGGGGCGACGACAGCGTTTCTCTACACTTTTACCGAACGGGAGAAAATTTACAGTCTGATCGAAGAGCTCACGGGAGCAAGGTTTACCACCAGCTATACCCGCATCGGGGGCTTGGCCAGGGATTTGCCGAGCGGCTGGGTGGAAAAGGCACAGGCATTTGTCCAACAGTTTGGCGAGAAAATTGATGAGCTCGACCGGTTTATTACTCGGAATCCGATCTTTGTGGAACGGACGGAAGGCGTGGGGATTATCCGTCCGGAAGATGCCGTTGATTATGGTCTGACAGGGCCGAATTTGCGGGCAAGCGGTGTCAACTACGACATTCGGAAGAAACATCCATATCTGGGCTATGAAAAGTACGACTTTGATGTTCCACTAGGAAGCGTTGGCGATTGCTATGACCGGTATCTTGTGCGTTTGGAGGAATTACGCCAAAGCCGGAGAATTTTGCAGCAGGCGTTATCGGACATTCCGGATGGGCCGATCTGGGTAGCGGATGCTAAGAATTGTCTTCCGAAGAAGGATGAAGTGTTAACGAAGATGGAAGAACTTATCCATCACTTTATGATCGCAACAATGGGAATCAACGCCCCGCCTGGAGAAGTGTATTTTGCGGCCGAAAATCCGAAAGGAGAGCTGGGATTCTATATTTATAGTAAGGGAGGGGGCGTGCCGTGGAGGTTAAAGATTCGTTCCCCGTCGTTTGTGAATTTGAGCATTTTGCCTAAGCTTTTGCCTGGGAATCTCATTAGTGATGTCGTTGCGATTCTTGGGAGTCTTGATTTCGTGATGGGAGAGTGTGATCGATGA
- a CDS encoding NADH-quinone oxidoreductase subunit NuoE family protein has product MKETVEQRNGVNAGTTFPQDWEERVEKVIAQFPVSKRSACLPLLHLWQSTFGYISEEGVQWIAARLGLEPIHVWELVTFYPMLRQEPVGKVHFKVCRTLSCALGGAGELYEYLRGRCRMGQPDEHGVCRSSDGVYSMEWVECLASCGTPPVMMVHDEFYDRVTTEKAEKILEKWATER; this is encoded by the coding sequence ATGAAGGAAACGGTTGAGCAACGAAATGGCGTGAATGCTGGGACGACTTTTCCGCAAGATTGGGAGGAACGGGTGGAAAAGGTCATTGCGCAGTTCCCGGTGTCAAAACGTAGCGCGTGCCTGCCACTTTTACATTTATGGCAAAGCACGTTTGGGTATATTTCGGAGGAAGGAGTTCAATGGATCGCGGCGCGGCTGGGTCTTGAGCCCATCCATGTTTGGGAGCTCGTGACCTTTTATCCAATGCTTCGGCAGGAACCTGTGGGGAAAGTCCATTTTAAGGTATGTCGAACACTGTCGTGTGCCCTGGGCGGGGCGGGCGAGCTGTATGAGTATCTGCGAGGGCGGTGCAGGATGGGCCAGCCCGATGAGCATGGGGTGTGCCGGAGCTCTGACGGGGTATATTCGATGGAATGGGTTGAGTGTTTGGCGTCATGCGGAACACCCCCGGTTATGATGGTCCACGATGAGTTTTACGATCGAGTCACAACGGAAAAAGCAGAAAAAATTCTCGAGAAGTGGGCGACGGAACGGTAG
- the nuoF gene encoding NADH-quinone oxidoreductase subunit NuoF gives MAVQEYRLILKHIDEPGYTTDIQCYLRHGGYQQLRKGLAMHPDEIIREVKISGLRGRGGAGFPTGVKWSFIDHTKNTKPVYLICNADESEPGTFKDKQIIYKDPHQLLEGMILSCYANRVHLAYIYIRGEFVEGAHILERALDEARQHNFLGKNILGSGYDLEIYIFRGAGAYICGEETGLIESLEGKRGYPRIKPPYFPAVLGLYMCPTIVNNVETLCNVKHIIEMGGAEYAKLGRPNNTGTRILCVSGDVERPGYYEFEVGKITFGELLYEVCGGIRGGRKLKAIIPGGSSAKVLRAGEVYRIPERKPDGSFETRDYSLEDLRIDFDTLAAAGSMAGSGGIIVLDDSRDVVESLRNIATFYAHESCGQCTPCREGSLWMKKILDRMASGRGRPEDPDLLVSIAQGIAGRTICAFGEACAWPVESFVQKFRLDFERAGGRTSDKAVTCAGQGES, from the coding sequence ATGGCGGTCCAGGAGTACAGACTCATTCTTAAGCACATTGATGAGCCGGGATATACCACGGATATCCAGTGCTATTTGCGTCATGGTGGCTACCAGCAGCTCCGGAAAGGCCTTGCGATGCATCCCGACGAGATCATCCGCGAGGTGAAAATTTCCGGGCTGCGGGGTCGAGGAGGGGCCGGTTTTCCCACTGGAGTAAAGTGGAGTTTTATTGATCATACCAAAAACACAAAGCCCGTATACCTTATTTGTAATGCGGACGAGTCGGAGCCCGGAACATTTAAGGATAAGCAGATTATTTATAAAGATCCGCACCAGTTGCTGGAGGGAATGATCCTTAGCTGTTATGCGAATCGAGTTCATCTAGCGTACATTTATATCCGGGGAGAGTTTGTCGAGGGGGCTCACATTCTTGAGAGGGCCTTGGATGAGGCGAGGCAACACAACTTTTTAGGGAAAAATATTTTGGGAAGCGGTTACGACTTGGAAATTTACATTTTTCGAGGGGCTGGTGCTTATATATGTGGTGAGGAGACAGGACTCATTGAATCGCTCGAGGGCAAACGCGGTTACCCAAGGATTAAGCCCCCGTATTTTCCGGCGGTTTTGGGCTTGTACATGTGTCCCACGATTGTGAATAATGTGGAGACTCTTTGTAATGTGAAGCATATCATTGAAATGGGAGGGGCCGAATACGCGAAGCTCGGGCGCCCGAATAATACGGGGACGAGGATCCTTTGCGTGAGTGGAGATGTGGAGAGGCCTGGTTATTACGAATTTGAGGTAGGGAAGATTACGTTTGGGGAGCTTTTGTATGAGGTGTGTGGGGGGATCCGGGGTGGGAGGAAGCTTAAGGCGATTATTCCCGGTGGTTCTTCGGCCAAGGTTCTGAGGGCAGGTGAGGTCTACCGGATACCGGAGCGGAAGCCTGACGGGTCTTTTGAGACGCGGGACTATTCCCTAGAGGACCTGAGAATCGACTTCGACACCTTGGCAGCCGCAGGGTCCATGGCCGGGTCGGGCGGAATTATTGTGTTAGATGACAGCCGGGATGTGGTGGAGTCTTTGCGGAATATCGCTACGTTCTATGCTCATGAGTCCTGTGGTCAGTGCACTCCGTGCCGAGAGGGCTCGCTATGGATGAAGAAGATCCTGGATCGCATGGCTAGTGGCAGGGGGCGTCCCGAGGACCCAGATCTTTTGGTGAGTATTGCGCAGGGGATTGCGGGAAGAACGATTTGTGCTTTTGGTGAGGCTTGTGCCTGGCCCGTGGAGAGCTTTGTTCAGAAGTTTCGCTTGGACTTTGAACGGGCTGGCGGGCGTACCTCGGACAAAGCGGTAACTTGCGCGGGCCAAGGGGAAAGTTAA